The Spirochaetota bacterium nucleotide sequence TTTCTCGAGATCGGAAGGCCCAATCAGCCGCTCTTCAATATCCCGGTGAGCGAGGGGCGTGTGGGTGCCGTCGTCATCGGCGGGCTCAATCCCGTGTCGATATTCGAGGAGAACGGCATTCGATTATATTCGCAGGCGTTCGCCGGACTTATCGATTATGACCGATTGTTCCATTACAGCGAACTCGCCGCACAGATAAAAAAATTCCTCTGAAGCGCCTATTTCCGTATCACACGCACATCGAATGTTTCCGGCTCGATGGAAACGAGCTCAACGCCGGGCGGCAGGTCCAAGGCGATTTTGACGCCGCGGAACGTTCCCGGCTTGGTGATATCTTTTACAATGAGCTTCGGGGCTATCTGGTCCGCTGAGAGCTGTTCTATCGTCTGGCGCGCTCCGCGTATGATGACGCGTTTGATGATGATGTCGTTCTTATTGACGATGACAAGACGCCTCGCGGAGAGGTCGTAGTGCGGGGCTATGTTCGTAATGATGTTCGTTGCGACCTCGGCGCCGATGCGTACCGAGAGGTGAACGGTGTACGAAGGAACGGTCACATTGTCGGGGGCGATGAGCGCAACGTCGCGTTCGAAATTCGATTGTACACGGTCGACGAGCACCGTTTCGGTGGCTATCGCCGTTACGTCGCGTATGACCGATACCGGTCCGCGTATCTCCGCATCAGCAGGCGATACGACGGCACCGATGACGTAGAACCCCGGCATCGGTGTCCCGGCGACGACCGGGTTTATCTTCACCGTGCGTATCGCGGGCGGTTCGAGCGATATCTCCACGGCCGGTGGTTTTATCGACCATTGTACTTCGGGCAATTCCTGATTGAGCGTTAATTTATACACGGCGCTCCCGACCGTGCGCTTGCCGAGGTCTATGTTCGCTTCGAGGATTTTCGGGTTGATAAGGAGGAACTTGTTCTTTTTCGCCTTGAGCGACAGTATCACTTCCTTAGGGACATCCCCTGCAACGAGGAGGTCGGCAGGAAGATTGACGACACGCAGCGGCACGCGGTAATCGCGCGATTCATCCTCCTGCGATGTCACGTAGAGCGAAAGGAGTATGGCGAGCGCGAGCGATATTATTTTTGCGACAAGGTTATCGGTGATGAAATTCGTCTTGAATTTCTTCCTGCTATCGGCGCTCACGTTCTACCCCCAGGAGCGCCTCGAGTTTTGCGCCGATGTCCTCCCGTGCGATGTTGTAATCGAGCTTGCCGTTGTGCGCGAGGGATACCGCCCCGGTCTCCTCGGATACCACGATGACGACGGCGTCCGATTGTTCTGATATCCCGAGCGCTGCGCGGTGGCGTGTGCCGAAGCGCCGAACACCGTTCTTCGTGTCCCGTTCCGAGAGCGGCAGATACGCGGACGCGGCGACCACGCGGTTGCGGTCGATGATGACGGCGCCGTCGTGGAGCGGATTATGATGATAGAATATCGTTTCGATGAGCTCGCTTGATATTTCCGCATCGAGGGTCACTGCCCGCTCGAGGAGTCCCTTCAAGTCCACGCGCCGCTCGACGACGATTATCGCCCCGTATCCTTTGTTGGATATCACATACACCGCGTTGACTATCTTGTACAGGGCCGAAGTGTCGAAAGAAAAGATATTCTTGAACAGTGTCCGCTCACCGAGCATGACGAGCGCGCGTTTTATCTCCGTCTGGAATATTACGATGAGCCCGAGCAGCGTGACCTTGAGCACATTGTCAAGGAGCCAGAAGAGCGTCTGCAGATTGAGGAAGCGTGCGACGAAGGTGGCAAGAAAGATGAGCGCTATGCCCTGGAGGACTATGATGCCGCGCGTGTCGGCGAGCAATCGGTATATCTGATAGAAGACGAATCCGACGATGATGATATCGACGGTGAAGAGAATACCCTTGAGGGCGGGGTAGTTGAACAGTTCGCTGATGTTCAGAAAAGAGAGCACCCTGCCTCCGTCTATGCCGTTTTCATTTTCAGTATCGCATCCGCTACCGCGAGCGCTTCACGCGTTTCAGCAACATCATGCGTACGTACGATGTCCGCACCGAGCGCGGCCGCTGCCACCGCGGCGCCGAGCGAGCCCGCGAGACGTTCGCCTGTCGCGCGTCCGGTGATATCCCCGATGAAACGCTTTCGCGAGAGCCCCACAAGCACCGGCCGATCGGGCGCTTCTTTCAGCTGCGGCAGCGACTTGAGGAGCGCGAGATTATGCGTAAGCGTTTTCCCGAAACCGATGCCCGGGTCGACGACGATGCGCTCACGTTCCACGCCGCGGGCGCAGGCATGGGCGATGCGTTCGTTCAGATACGTGCTTACCTCACCGACAACATCGGCGTACGCCGGATCGTCCTGCATGGTCTGAGGACTGCCTTTCATGTGCATGAGTATTACCGGCGCCTTACTGTGAGAAACCACATCCGCCATGGATTTGTCAAATGTGAGCGAACTCACGTCATTGATGATGTCCGCCCCGGCGGCAAGCGATTCTTCCGCGACGGCTGCTTTGTACGTATCTATCGATATCAGTATGCTCGGAAAACGCGAGCGTATCTCCCGCACGAGCGGTATGACACGCGACAATTCGGTCGCGGCATCGACCGGTTCTGCGCCGGGGCGTGTCGATTCCGCTCCGATATCGATCATCCGTGCACCGGCATCGATAATGGCTGCCGCTCTCGCGATCGCCTCTCCCGATGACGGCGTCCGGCTCCCGTCAAAAAAAGAATCCGTAGTTACATTGATTATCCCCATCACGATGCGGCCGTTCAGTATATTCCTGCCATGACGGTCAAGCCACACGCGCGTTCTCATCTGGTGGTCCACATCGCGTTCTCCGACGGTGATGCATGCAGTATAACACAATTATATGACAAGGTAAAGGGCAGACAGCGCTTGCGCATGCTTGTGCATGCTTGTGCATACCTGCACACTTGCGCTTCGATGGAAACGATGTAATATACCGGTATCAGACCTACGGAGGAGATACCATGGCATTGATACCGTTGGAGTTCGTAACCTTAAAGACAAAGCTTTCACCACCGGATGTTGAGAAGCGTCTCAACGAATATACTGAGCCTAGGAAATGGCATTCCGGTTTCCTCACCGCCATCGGCATGCATAAGCCCATTAAGCCGCTCATCGGGAAGATAAAAGGGACAAAATTCACTGTGCTTCCGAACACACGCGACCGAAGCTTTCTGTTCCCTGTTGTAACCGGGGCGGTACACCCGGACGGGCAGGGGAGCGAGGTTCGCATCTTCTCCCGCGTGAACATTTTCGCCTTCATCATCCCCGCGATCATACTATCGCTCGTGTTCCTTACGCCCGCATGGATATGGGTCAAGATAGGCGTGTGTGTGCTCCTGTATCTGCTCATCATCGCCGGGTATAATTCCGAATTCGCCCATGTGCGTGAAACGATGGAGCGGCTGCTTACTGCCGGGACGCGCAACGATGAAGATGAGCGGCCGGGAAAATAGCATGCTGCGTTCGGTCATAACGATATGTACGGCCGCGCTCTTCCTGTCCGCGGTGCTCTTTTCCGAGCAGGATGCGCTTGAGCTCGCGCAGTCCCTTGCCAAAGCCGGAAAATATTTCGAGGCTGCAGCGCTGTTTGAGAAGGCGGCGAAGGAAGAGCCTGACAACGAAGAGATATGGCGAGAGGTCGGGCGGTGTTATCGCCTGTCGGGTGACAACAAGCGAGCGGCTGAGGCGTACGGCAAAGCAGCCCTCATCATCCCCGATGATCCGTACGTGCATATCGATCACGCGCGCTCACTCGATGCTGTGAGCGACAGGATATCCGCGCTTGACGCGTACGGACGCGCGGTGACGGCGTTCACGAAGCTCATCGCGACGGAAACGAATGCTGCGAAAAAGAAAGTGCAGTATAAGGACCTCGGTAACGTCTATTTCGATATGGAGCAGTTCCCAAAAGCGGAAGAGGCGTTCAAAGAGGCGATAAAGGTCGACCCTTCCTATGCGCTCGGGTACAACAATCTCTCAGCGGTATATATGAAGTATAAGAAATATGCCGATGCTATCAGCGCGCTGTCCACGGCGTATGATCTTGACCCGGCCAACACAAAGCCGCTCCTTAATCTCATCCTGGTGTACGCCTATCTCAAGGATGCCGCGAAGAGCGAAGCGTATGCGGCGAAAGCGCTCGCGGCGAAGACGCCGTACCCTCATTTCGTCCATCTCTACCGTGCGATACTCTATGCGAATACCGGCGACAAGGCAGCGTGGATGATGCATCTTGCGGAAGCGTTCAAGGTCGATACGGCGAAACCCCTTCTCGACTATCGCGACGATATCGCGACCGAGCATGGTTTTGATGTGATACGCGCCGACGCCGATTTTGTGAAAATGGTGAAAGGGCGATTCGGCCAGCAGTGAACAGTATTCCCTTCGGACATACAGGCATTTCGGTGACCGCGCTCGGCATGGGCGGCATGCGCTTCGGCAAAGAGATGAGCGAGAAGGACGCCGTCGGTGTCGTTCGCTATGCATGCGACCGCGGGGTTACGTATTTCGACACGGCGCCCGGCTACTGCGACGACAGGAGCGAATCGATATACGGCAAGGCGCTTGAACGGGCGCCATACCGTTCGGCGGTACTTGCGACGAAAGGGTTCAATACGAAATCAGGCGATGAGATAAACGCCGCCATAGAGAATTCGCTGCGGAAGCTCAAACGGGACCATATCGATCTCTACTTTCTTTGGTGCGTCATGAACCCGGAGCAGTATGCGGCGGCAAAAGCCCCCTCTCGTTCGCTCGAGGCGATACTGAAGGCGAAGGAGCGCGGGCTCATCGGGCATATCGGCGTATCAACGCATATGGATTCCGACGGTATTCGGTCCATCGTGGATGACGGCATATTCGAATTCATCATGGGGCCGTACAATGCGATAAATCACCGCCAGCGCGATGACGGCCTTCGCTACGCGCGTGAGCGGGGGATGGCAACGGTGGCGATGAACCCGCTCCACGGCGGCGTCATTGCGCAGTATAAGGACGCGCCCCTTTTCGGCTCATCGGATACGATAGCATCATCGATGCGGTTCTGCCTTTCTTCACCGGCAATAACGGTGACGCTGTCGGGTATGAATTCAAAAGCACAGGTCGATGAGAACATATCATATACGGAGCGGCAGGATGCGGTCCGGGCTTATCTGCGCGAGGACCTTGCGCGCGAATTGTGCACCGCATGCGGATACTGTCTGGAAGAATGCCCGGCGGCGATCAACATCCCGGCATTCATGGATGCGTATAATATATTCCGCATTACCGGTGCGAAGGCTGCGGGTAAGGATAAGCTTGCCTGGCAGAAAAAATTCGGTCTGCTCAGCAACGATGCCAAAGCGGCCGCGGATTGTACCGCCTGCGGCGCTTGCGAACGGAAATGCACGCAGTTCCTGAACATCATCGAGAGAATGAAATGGCTTTCCGGCATGGAGAAGGAGATACTCTCGGAGCAGAAAAAATCGTAGTATTACAGGATACTACAATGTTTTCGCAGGATAGTACTATGTGCGTATGCGGATACTGGCTATACTATGTGGCAACGTCCAAGTTTGTTCAGGAGTAATTATGGTCGATCTAAAACAGATCAATGAGCTTCTGCAGAAGGGGAAGGCTGACGATGTCAAGCGCCTCGTGCAGGAAGCGGTGAACGAGAAGATACCCGCGGAGAAAATTCTCCAGGAAGGGCTCATCTCGGCGATGAAAGCGGTCGGTGAGCGCATGCAGCGCGGAGAGGCGTATGTGCCGGAAGTGCTCATCGCCGCACGCGCAATGAACGCCGGGCTTACCATTCTTGAGCCCGTCCTTGTCGCGCAGGGCATCAAGCCGCGTGGATCGATAGCCATCGGTACGGTCAAGGGCGACCTGCATGATATCGGCAAGAATCTTGTCGCTATGATGTTCAAGGGTGCCGGCTTCAAGGTGATAGACCTTGGCGTCGATGTGTCGGCCGAGAAATATGTTGCGGCGGTCAAGGAACATAACCCCGATGTTGTCGGGCTGTCAGCCCTTCTGACCACCACCATGGTCAATATGGGCCCGATAATAAAGGCGCTTCGCGATGCCGGCTACAAGGGCATTGTCGAGGTCGGCGGCGCCCCGGTCACCGAATCGTTCGCGAAAGAGATAGGCGCGGATGCCTACGGCGACGATGCTGCATCGGCAGTGGACAAAGCGCTTGCAGTGATGAAATAACGACAGCACAATAGCACAAAGGAACGACGGCGTGTCCTCACAGGATGCGCCGTCGTTTTTTATTGCTGCAACACGAGTATTTCTATCGCACGAGTATCATCGGAACAGCTGCTCAAGGTCGCGGAACGATACTGTTTCATTGCTCCGGAGGAATATCCTGCCGTTGTACGGAACGTTCTCAAGCGCGGTGATATTCCACACTACTGAGGGGTCATTGACCGGTACCACTATGCATGCGCGGGGCAGGATGATCTCTTTGCCGTACGCGGTGAACGGGAGATTCTCCTTGAGCATGCCGAGGGGGGATGCGCCATAGAACCGTATTATCGCCCCTGAGGGGTGATAGACGTGGAGCATATCCTTCGGTTCAAGTATCATGGTGATGCGTGTCTTGTCATTGAGTATCTTCTCATACACGAAGCGTTTCGCGATGATCCCCGACAGCGGCGTACCGTCGCGATGGTACGTGACGCGGTTCTTCGCCGCGAGCGTGAACGTGCTCCCTGCGAGCGTGAACGTCGTGTCCTGCGCGGGGAAGCCGCTTTCGATAGCGCCGTTCTCGTAGAATGATACGGAGAAATTCGTCTTCGCGTCGTTGCGAATGAAGGTCGTTCTTTTTCCGCCGGTACCGAGGGTGGTATCCTTCGCGAGGAAGCCGTATCGCACGCCGCCGTTCGTATAGAACCCTATCTCGGTGTTTGCGCTGAACGCTACGGCAGCCCCTGCTATCGTTACGGTGAAATCCTTTGCGCAATACCCCGCTTTCAGCGTTCCGCTCTCATAGAACGTTACCGGTGTATCCGCTTTCAGCACGAAAGCGTTCTTCCCGACCGTCACCGTCGTGTCGCGCTCAAGGTAGCCACGTTCGAAGCGCGCGTTCGGATAGAACGACAGCGTGTAATGCTTTTTATCATCCGCCGGTTTGAACTGCATGCGCAACGCGCCGACAGCGAGAGCGACATCGTTCATGCCTGAGGGATGCCCCTCACGCACCATGCCGTTCTCATGGAATGATAATCGCGATCCCGCGCGGAATGTCACATCATAGGCTCCGATGCTGAGCGTCGTGTCACGGAGAAGCACGCCGCTTGCCGCCCGCTGTGTCGCGTACAGGGATAATGTGCTTCCGCCGGTGAACGGGATGCTGTAGGCTCCCACCGGGATGACGCAGTCGGACGAAAGTGTCCCATCGAAGCCGCTGTTCGTATTCCGTTCGAATTTAGTGCAGCTCACGGACTTGCCGCCGACAAGGATATTCGTCGTCTGGGCGATGGCCAGGGATGTTGCTGCAAGGGCGATGAATAATGCTCGCATAGCGACCTCGTTCCAAGTATTGCAGGGATTGTACCGCATTTCGGGGCTTTCGCAATATGCCATGGCGCACCTATCGATTTGATTTTTTGCCGGTGAAGGTATAGTATCTCAGCCTGACACGGAGTATCGAATGGAAGCACTTCCCAAAGACGTTGTCATGTTCGCGTTAAGCGGCATACTCTTCGCGACCGGGCTTACCGGCGTCATCATACGCAGGAACATCATCCTGGTGTTCATCTCCGTTGAGATAATGCTCAATGCAGCGAACCTTTCATTCCTCGGGTTCGCCTATCGCTACGGCGACATCGTCCCTGCGGGTGCCGCGCTTTTCGTCATCGCGCTCGCCGTTGTCGAGGCGGCGGTGGGGCTTGCGCTCCTCGTGTCGCTCTATCGAGTCCGGGGTACGCTCGCCGTTGACGAGATAAATCTTCTTAAGCGCTGATGCTCCGCCCCATCGTCATCATACTTCTCATTGCGCCGCTCTGTGCGCGGAATATCGTCGTTTTCCAGGCCCAGTCGTACGGGCTGAAACCCGATCAGCGATATATCACCTATGCGTTCAGCGATATCGTGCGCAAGGACCTCATGCTGTTCTCCACGCTCAATGAGAACCCCGACCACGAGACGAATCGGTCCTTCGATGCGGTCAAACGCAATGTCCAGCACCTTGCAGCGAAGTACAATGCCGATGTGCTCGTCAATACGAGCATAAGCCCGTTCCGTGAGGACTTCGTCCTGCGCTATTTCATCTACGACAGGAAGAACCCGTATCAATGGAAGGAAAAGACCCGTTCGTCACGGCAGGAAAAGTTCAATAAGGTGATAACCGGGTTCCTCGAGGAGCTCTACAGCACGGCGCATGCCTCGCGGGAAAACACGATACCGCTCGATCGATTCCTGCCGGAAGAGGCGTATACACCGCACATCGGCTACTACCAGGATATGCCGGTCGTCGCCGAGCGCGATCGGCTGTCATCGCGGTACTATGCGAACATCTCGTTCAGCACGTACAGGAAATTCTATGAATTCTATCAGGAGAATTTCCTGTTCAATCTGGACTACTGTCTCGCGCTCCTTGAGAACGGGGAGCAGAAGACAGCGGAGACGCTCATCGCTTCGATAGCGCGTCCGCTCGGCGAGAAGCATCACTACGTCAAGTGCCTTGAGGCGATACATCACTACTACCGTTATCGCGAGCGGGTAAGCCAGGACGATCTTACCGCAAGCATCGCGAGCATAGCGCAGGCGATACGCGTGCGCAATAATTTCTATACCTATCATTTCTGGCTGTCGAAACTCTATTTTCTTCAGGAAGACTTTCAGAACGCGGAGCTTACGCTCGAAAAAGTGGTCGAGCTCAACCCCTACCACGTCCCGAGCTATCGCGGGCTTATCGCCATTCTCAAGGACAGGGGTGCCACGAACGATAACGATCTTCTCATACGCTACGGCAGCCGCGTCATCGAGGTGGAGCCCGATAATAATGAGATGCATGACCTCGTCACCGGCACCTATGAGCTCATGTCGTCATGGAGCAATGCGTACATCAGTTATGCCCGCTACAATGAATCGATCGCACGCCAGTTGAGGCGGGTGACCTCGGGCGGATTCACCAATGCACGGGCATACAATAATCTATCCATACGAAGCAAGGCCGTGTCGAAAAAAACGGCATATGCGCGGGCGATGTTCCTTCAGACGAAGCGCTGAACACTAGACGGCAAGTTTCTTTTCCAGGCGATGCACCATGTCGCGGAGCGGCAGTACCCCTGCCGGCGGTGTGATCGCACGGCGGACGAATTGCGGGATGCCGATGCGGTTGACGAACGTTCCCTCTGACTCGCCGAGCGCCGTTATCGGGAGCGACACTGCCGCACGGTCGGTTATTGCGTTCGCATGAGCGGAGAAAATGAAAAGTTCGGCCTTCGTTGCGAGAAGGGCCGTCATGATATCATCCATCGCTTCGAGCACCGGGTCGAGCACGATGACGGCGGCGGTGATGTCCGCTCCCAGTCTGTCGATGAGCGTCCGGGCAGGTGTATCCGCACGGCAGCCTGCCTCGGCGGCACCGAGCGAATTCGGGTGTCTGTCCCGGCTTATAAGGAGTTCGTCAAGCAGTTCAGTGCTGCCGGAGAGCTGTTCGTCGGTGATGCGGTGATCGATATCGGTTATCCCCATCGATAAAAAATGGTCTTTTAACGCAGCGTTGTCCTCATTGCTGTACCATGCCGACGCGATGACGGCAATATGCCTGGGCGTATGAGAACTGAGACGCGCATCGAACGCGGCAACAGCGGCATCGAGGGTCGATCCCTTCCCGCCGATACGCGCGGTAAGAAGGCGCCGTGTTCTGTCATTGCCGGACCGATACCCGAAACGCCCGCGGTCGCAGATGATGCTCCCGTTTATCTTTTCGTTCACGCGCGGTGTTATCCGCACGATGCCTTCGCCGATGCGGTTCGGGTCGCTGTGTATATCGATGGCGCATCCGGTAGCGCATGACATGCAGAGAGAGGGCTTCTTGTCCAGATACCACACCCGGCGTTTGAAACGGAAATCCGCTGCGGTAAGCGCGCCGACGGGACAGAGGTCGACCGTGTTCCCCTGATAGTCGTTCTCCCATTCATGGTCGCGGAACGTGTCGAATTCCATTTCGCTTCCGCGGTGAACACGGGCATAGGGCGCGTCCCTGGTGACCGTTTCAAAGAACGATTGACAGCGTCCGCAGTGTATACAGCGGTTCTGGTCGCGAATTATCCGGTCCGATATCTTCTTTTTTTCCGTACGCCGTTTCTTGAACGCAAATCGCGTCTTGCCGGCGCCGTAGGTATAGGCATAGTTCTGCAGCGTGCATTCGCCGGATTTATCGCATACGGGGCAGTCGAGGGGGTGATTGATGAGATACATCTCCATGAGCATGCGGCGGAATGCGCGTACCTTGGCGCTCTTCATGTTGAGCACATGCATGCCCTCGCGCACCGCGGTATTGCAGGCCGGCTGGAGTTTCGGCGTCCATTTTATCGTCTCGCCGGATGCATCCTTGATGGCGCTGCCAAGTTCGACGAGACACATGCGGCAATTGCCCGATACCGGGAGGGTGGGGTGGAAACAGATATGCGGTATATGATGTTTCTTCGTTTCGTTCACGGCGTGCAGCAGATTTTTTTTCTCGTCAACCCTGAGCGTTTCGCCGTCGATGATGATGTCGACCATGGCGGGGATTTTACCATGAAATACGGCGGTGTCAACAAGATATCGGCAAAAAACGCGTCAGTTCGCCCGGGCGCGAACCTCGGAATCCTTGCGCATGGAGCAGAATTCGCCGCACATGGTGCACTCGGCGCTGCTGTCCGGGACATCGGCGCGGTAGCGTTCGCATTTTTCACGGTCCATGGCAAGTTCGAATTGACCGTTCCAGTCAAGCGCTTTGCGCCGCTTAGACATGGCGATATCCCATTCCATGGCGCCCGGTATGCCTTTGGCGATATCGGCTGCATGCGCAGCGATCTTGAACGCGATGACGCCTTCCTTTACATCCTCGAGATCGGGAAGCCGTAAATGCTCGGCGGGCGTTACATAACAGAGAAAATCCGCGCCTGTTTTCGCGGCGATGGCACCTCCGATGGCGCCGGTAATGTGATCGTACCCGGGGGCGACATCGGTGACAAGCGGGCCGAGTACATAAAAGGGAACATTATTACAGAGCTTTTTCTGGAGTATGATGTTCGCTTCGATCTCATGGAGCGGCACGTGCCCGGGGCCTTCTATCATCACCTGCACGCCCTTTGCGAGCGCGCGTTCGGCGAGTTCGCCGAGGACGATGAGCTCGGATATCTGCGTGCGGTCGGTGGCGTCATGGAGCGAGCCGGGCCGCATGCCGTCGCCTAATGATATCGTTACATCGTATTCGTGGAGTATGTCGAGTATCTCATCGTACTGTTCGTAGAGCGGGTTCTCCCTGCCGTTGAGCGTCATCCATTCGAGGAGCAACGCACCGCCGCGCGATACACAGCCGACGATGCGCGTGCTTTTCTCGTACCGTGCGAGCGTCTCGCGATTGATGCCGGAATGTATCGTCATGAAATCGACGCCTTCTTCCGCCTGCCGTGTTATCGTATCGATGAGCTCTTTCGCCGTGAGCGACGAGGGTGCGCGCGCTGCTTTTATCACATCATGCGCCGCCTGATATATCGGCACCGTACCGATGGGGACCGTGCATTCCTTGAGGATGCGCGAGCGGATCCCGGCGAGATCGCCGCCGGTGGAAAGGTCCATGATGGCATCGGCACCGTAGCGTATCGCGACGCGCATCTTCTCCATTTCGAATTCAGGATTGGATGCGAGGCGTGAGGTCCCGATGTTCGCGTTCACCTTCACCGAGAGTCCGCGGCCGACACCGAGGGGCGGGATACTGCGGAGCCTGTTCCTCACGAGCGATATCTCACCCGCACGTATCCGTTCGCAAAGCAGTGTACCATCGATATGCTCTCGTTCAGAGACCGATCGCATTTCCGGCGTTATGATGCCGGCTATCGCGTTCTCTCGCTGCGTCTTATGCATGGACAAGCCTTACGGGTGTTTTTCAACGTGCAATGCACGAA carries:
- a CDS encoding CdaR family protein — protein: MSADSRKKFKTNFITDNLVAKIISLALAILLSLYVTSQEDESRDYRVPLRVVNLPADLLVAGDVPKEVILSLKAKKNKFLLINPKILEANIDLGKRTVGSAVYKLTLNQELPEVQWSIKPPAVEISLEPPAIRTVKINPVVAGTPMPGFYVIGAVVSPADAEIRGPVSVIRDVTAIATETVLVDRVQSNFERDVALIAPDNVTVPSYTVHLSVRIGAEVATNIITNIAPHYDLSARRLVIVNKNDIIIKRVIIRGARQTIEQLSADQIAPKLIVKDITKPGTFRGVKIALDLPPGVELVSIEPETFDVRVIRK
- the cdaA gene encoding diadenylate cyclase CdaA gives rise to the protein MLSFLNISELFNYPALKGILFTVDIIIVGFVFYQIYRLLADTRGIIVLQGIALIFLATFVARFLNLQTLFWLLDNVLKVTLLGLIVIFQTEIKRALVMLGERTLFKNIFSFDTSALYKIVNAVYVISNKGYGAIIVVERRVDLKGLLERAVTLDAEISSELIETIFYHHNPLHDGAVIIDRNRVVAASAYLPLSERDTKNGVRRFGTRHRAALGISEQSDAVVIVVSEETGAVSLAHNGKLDYNIAREDIGAKLEALLGVERERR
- the folP gene encoding dihydropteroate synthase, translated to MDHQMRTRVWLDRHGRNILNGRIVMGIINVTTDSFFDGSRTPSSGEAIARAAAIIDAGARMIDIGAESTRPGAEPVDAATELSRVIPLVREIRSRFPSILISIDTYKAAVAEESLAAGADIINDVSSLTFDKSMADVVSHSKAPVILMHMKGSPQTMQDDPAYADVVGEVSTYLNERIAHACARGVERERIVVDPGIGFGKTLTHNLALLKSLPQLKEAPDRPVLVGLSRKRFIGDITGRATGERLAGSLGAAVAAAALGADIVRTHDVAETREALAVADAILKMKTA
- a CDS encoding tetratricopeptide repeat protein; protein product: MLRSVITICTAALFLSAVLFSEQDALELAQSLAKAGKYFEAAALFEKAAKEEPDNEEIWREVGRCYRLSGDNKRAAEAYGKAALIIPDDPYVHIDHARSLDAVSDRISALDAYGRAVTAFTKLIATETNAAKKKVQYKDLGNVYFDMEQFPKAEEAFKEAIKVDPSYALGYNNLSAVYMKYKKYADAISALSTAYDLDPANTKPLLNLILVYAYLKDAAKSEAYAAKALAAKTPYPHFVHLYRAILYANTGDKAAWMMHLAEAFKVDTAKPLLDYRDDIATEHGFDVIRADADFVKMVKGRFGQQ
- a CDS encoding aldo/keto reductase, which encodes MNSIPFGHTGISVTALGMGGMRFGKEMSEKDAVGVVRYACDRGVTYFDTAPGYCDDRSESIYGKALERAPYRSAVLATKGFNTKSGDEINAAIENSLRKLKRDHIDLYFLWCVMNPEQYAAAKAPSRSLEAILKAKERGLIGHIGVSTHMDSDGIRSIVDDGIFEFIMGPYNAINHRQRDDGLRYARERGMATVAMNPLHGGVIAQYKDAPLFGSSDTIASSMRFCLSSPAITVTLSGMNSKAQVDENISYTERQDAVRAYLREDLARELCTACGYCLEECPAAINIPAFMDAYNIFRITGAKAAGKDKLAWQKKFGLLSNDAKAAADCTACGACERKCTQFLNIIERMKWLSGMEKEILSEQKKS
- a CDS encoding corrinoid protein, with the translated sequence MVDLKQINELLQKGKADDVKRLVQEAVNEKIPAEKILQEGLISAMKAVGERMQRGEAYVPEVLIAARAMNAGLTILEPVLVAQGIKPRGSIAIGTVKGDLHDIGKNLVAMMFKGAGFKVIDLGVDVSAEKYVAAVKEHNPDVVGLSALLTTTMVNMGPIIKALRDAGYKGIVEVGGAPVTESFAKEIGADAYGDDAASAVDKALAVMK
- the nuoK gene encoding NADH-quinone oxidoreductase subunit NuoK; this encodes MEALPKDVVMFALSGILFATGLTGVIIRRNIILVFISVEIMLNAANLSFLGFAYRYGDIVPAGAALFVIALAVVEAAVGLALLVSLYRVRGTLAVDEINLLKR
- a CDS encoding 2Fe-2S iron-sulfur cluster-binding protein, whose translation is MVDIIIDGETLRVDEKKNLLHAVNETKKHHIPHICFHPTLPVSGNCRMCLVELGSAIKDASGETIKWTPKLQPACNTAVREGMHVLNMKSAKVRAFRRMLMEMYLINHPLDCPVCDKSGECTLQNYAYTYGAGKTRFAFKKRRTEKKKISDRIIRDQNRCIHCGRCQSFFETVTRDAPYARVHRGSEMEFDTFRDHEWENDYQGNTVDLCPVGALTAADFRFKRRVWYLDKKPSLCMSCATGCAIDIHSDPNRIGEGIVRITPRVNEKINGSIICDRGRFGYRSGNDRTRRLLTARIGGKGSTLDAAVAAFDARLSSHTPRHIAVIASAWYSNEDNAALKDHFLSMGITDIDHRITDEQLSGSTELLDELLISRDRHPNSLGAAEAGCRADTPARTLIDRLGADITAAVIVLDPVLEAMDDIMTALLATKAELFIFSAHANAITDRAAVSLPITALGESEGTFVNRIGIPQFVRRAITPPAGVLPLRDMVHRLEKKLAV
- the thiC gene encoding phosphomethylpyrimidine synthase ThiC yields the protein MHKTQRENAIAGIITPEMRSVSEREHIDGTLLCERIRAGEISLVRNRLRSIPPLGVGRGLSVKVNANIGTSRLASNPEFEMEKMRVAIRYGADAIMDLSTGGDLAGIRSRILKECTVPIGTVPIYQAAHDVIKAARAPSSLTAKELIDTITRQAEEGVDFMTIHSGINRETLARYEKSTRIVGCVSRGGALLLEWMTLNGRENPLYEQYDEILDILHEYDVTISLGDGMRPGSLHDATDRTQISELIVLGELAERALAKGVQVMIEGPGHVPLHEIEANIILQKKLCNNVPFYVLGPLVTDVAPGYDHITGAIGGAIAAKTGADFLCYVTPAEHLRLPDLEDVKEGVIAFKIAAHAADIAKGIPGAMEWDIAMSKRRKALDWNGQFELAMDREKCERYRADVPDSSAECTMCGEFCSMRKDSEVRARAN